TTGACCAGAGCTGAGGGGAACAACTTGCGGGATATTCCGCAAGTCTCCCGGCTGTTTCAGACGTGGAGAGACCGCTGAAGAGTTCGGGGAGGCGATTGTCACGATACTTTTCCTTCGCTTTCAAGAGATCTGAGGCGAGCCTCTTTGCCTTTTCGAAAAAGCCGTAATTGGTAAGCCCAAGCATAATCAGCGAGTTGTCGTGCGGCCAGACGCTTCCGTTATGGTACGAGAAGGGATTATAGCGCTTCATCTTGCTCGAGAGAGTTCTTATTCCCCAGCCTGTGTACATATCCTCTGAGAAGAGTCTGTCTGCCAGAGCATCTGCTTTGTCTTCGTCCACTATTCCAGTCATGAGACAGTGGCCGGGGTTAGAGGTTATCGAATCTACCGGAGTTTTGTTCTTGTCGAGAGCCGTAGCAAAGTAGCTCTCATTTTCGAGCCAGAAATCACGGTTGAAATTGGGCTTCAGAGTTGCCGCTTTCGAAGCATAAAGAGAGGCCATCTCTTGTTTGTCAAAGAGAACAACGAGCTTCTCGAGGCATTTGAAAGCGTCGTACAGATAGCCCTGAACCTCTACGAGGGCAAGGGGAGGTTCGGCAAGCCTGCCGTCTGCAAAGTTCACCGAATCGGCAGAATCCTTCCAGCCCTGATTGACGAGGCCGCCGCCAGAAGGAGCAAATTCGACATATCCGTCGTTATCGGGGTCGGCATATTCATCGATCCACTTTGCGGCTGCCATGATGTTCTTCTCGATGGATTTAATGAAGTCAAGATCACCTGTCTGCCGGTAGTACCTGTGAGATAGCATTATGAAGAGAAGGGTCGCATCGATCGTTCCATAGTATCTTTCGAAAGGCAATCTTCCTGACAGAGAAAGCTCGTTCAGGCGGGTCTCGTGGACAATCTTTCCCGGCTGAGCCTCGGAATAAATCTCTTCTTCACAACTCTGGAGAAGAGAATGGATCTTCAGTATGTTCCTCGTGATCTCTGGAAGAAGATCGACCGTCTGGAGTCCGAAGATTAGACTGTCTCTTCCGAAGACGGTGGCGTACCATGGAAGTCCCGCGCCCGGAAAATCGCCATATACCGTCGGAATCATAAGCATCTTCAGATCTCCAATTTCCCTTTCGCCTACTTGATTAACGTTCCCAATCAACTGGAGATTCCCCACAGGTCTCTCTGAAAGCATATCCTTGAAGATCTCTTCTTTCTTCACGGCCTTGCTCAATCTCAGTTTGCCCGAGGCCGTCGCGCTTTGCCCCGGCCTGAGCTTTAGAGCGAGCGAGGGTAGCGAGTTTTCTATGACATCCTTTTCGTAGTCGCTTTCATACTCGAGGCTGTTGAGTGAAGAAGCAGATACCGTTCTGGACGTTTCCAGCCCACTGTAAGCATCGTTCTCTCCCCTTATCGTGAAGATATCATCGAAGGCGCAGCTGATTTCGTAATCGAAAGTCAGCTGAACCTCTTCAAGCGAATAGTTGCTCGCCATCAATTCTACGTACAACGTGTTTCCTACCACACGTAGGGTTTCAGACAGAAGGATATCGAAATGAGGAACTTCGGGCCTTGACCTTCCCAGATAGCGGGCTTCTGTTCGATCCCATGAGAAATCTATATGAAGTCTTTTGAGGTAAATCGAGGCTTTCAGAATCATTCTGGATATGAAGCGGGTATCTTCCAGATAAAGGCCTGCCGCCTTTTCGCTCTCACAGTCTATAATCCCTCTTTCATCGGTAACTGCCATGAGATTCCCGTTCTTCAAGATCTTCACGAGTTCACCTCTCTTGCCGATCGAGCTCGTAGATTCCGAAATCTTGTTTTGCATCAAAATTGGCCGCTTTCAGGACTTTGCTTTCAATAATCTCGACCAGCCGCCGTATTTTCGATTCGAAATCAAATAAGACAACTATGATAAGTATTTCTACTGGTTACTTCTCTTCGGTCTTCTCAATCTCTGACTGTTTAAGCATTAACGCCTCTTCGAGCGGTTCGTCGAGCAGATAGTGACTGAACCAGGCGAGATTCTGTCTCATTATCGCCCTGTGTATACCGGGCTTGTCTGCGCCGTGCCCCATTCCCTTGTATATCACGAGCCTTACAGGAACGCCCATCTCTCTCAACCCCTGATAAAGCTCAAAGGCGTTCGGTGGTGGAACTCTGGTGTCCGAGGCGCCGTGTTGTATGAGGGTCGGTGTCGAAGCATTCTTAATGTAAGTCATCGGCGATGTCTGCTCGTATATCTGAGGATCTTCCCAGGGGTTGTTGCCTAGGTGGCGGTGACAGAATTCATGAATATCGGTGTTAACGTGATAGGTCATCCAGTTGGATATCCCGGCTCCCACCGAAGCGGCTTTGAATCTGTTCCCGTAAGTCGCACAGAAGGCCGAGATGTAACCTCCCTGGCTCCATCCCATGACTCCAAGGAGGTCTTTGTCCACAAAACCTTTTTCGATAAGACGATCGACACCGCTAACCACGTCTTCATAATCTCCAATACCCAGGTTTCTGTAATTCAGCTTTCTGAAGTCTCTCCCTTGGCCTTCGCTGCCCCGGTAATTCGGCTCAAGTACGAGCACTCCTTTGGACACAAGCTGCTCCACAGGATAGTAGCTGCTCGTGATCATCGCCGCCAGGGCCGTCCATGTCGGACCGCCGTGTACAAGCACGACGAGCGGGTATCTCTTGGAGCTGTCGAAATCTTCTGGAAGATTGAGAACGCCGTGTATCTCCGTACCGTCGTAGCTCTTCCAGGAGATCCGTTCCTTCCTCACTCTTTTCCTATACGGGTAAAAAACGGCGATCTCCGTTATCTTCTTTCCATCTAAATAGATTTCAAGAGGCTCCGCATTGGTCCCCATCGCAGTCGCTATATGTTTACCATCAAGGGTCACGCTGGAGGTCAGGACCAACTCGTCCTGATCTGTCAGACGTTCGAGATGGCCATTCATGTCCAGAAGGCCAAGGCTAATTGTGCTGTTCTCGATCCAGCTGACGAAGAAGCCCCTCTCTGTCCAGGAGACCAGTTCAACGTTCAGATCGTCTTCGACGTTGATCCGTTCTTTTGAGAGATTGAAGAGATCTGCAATCTCAATAGCTCCGTTATCCATCCAGGGGTCTTCTCCATCTGGCACCACGACGGCGAGTTCCTTCGAGTCAGGAGAGAAGACGAAGCCTCTCGGATGCTTAAAGGGCAGTTCTTTCAGTTTTCTTTCGCTGTCCATAAGCATGACCTTGGCTTCATCGAAATCGTTGACGTCGCTTGTAGGCGGAGCCATGAGTGCGACGTAATTGCCGTCCGGAGAAAGAGAGATCGAAGAAACATGGAATTCCTTCTCATCTGTCAGTTTATCGAAGAGAGTCTCTTCAGATCTCATATCCTTGGGCAGTTCGAACCTTGAAAAGTACTTCTTCATCGCGCGTGAGAGATGAATGAAGAAAAGAGAGCTGTTTTTCGGTTCCTCGTCTATGTATTCGAATTCGCCGAAGTTCTCCTTCCTCTTTTTCAGTTCATCGCTTTCAGGAGAAGCGGCAACCAGGTAAAGCCCGTCGTTCTTTCTGCTCCACTTTATCTGACTTATGTCGTTTTCGAAAGTAAGCAGCTTGAAAGCTCGCTTCTCTTCGAAATCGAAGATCATGACGTCGTTCTTGTTTTCGCCGCCGGTCTTCTGGAGAAATGCAAGTTTACTCGAATCGGGAGACCAGTCGGGAAGTGAGCAGTCGAATTCATCGTTCGAGACATGTAAAATGGTCTTAATTGCTGCATCATAAACCACAACTGTTTGCAAATACTTGTTTGTGTTCCAGTCGGCGCGCTTCAGTATATAGGCAAGTTTCTTTCCATCGGGCGAAATTACCGGATTGTTTACGATCGGAAGCGAAAGCTGCTCTTCAATCGTGAGATATCTGTCGCTCAAATCATACCCCTCCCATCTAAGATAAGAAAACTATACTATCATAGTCTATCCTTTGGAAACAAACAAAATGCCTGCCAACAGCCTTCTCTCCGAATCAAAGTCTATTTCATGCGCCATGTCATGACATCACTTTAAGACACTAGATTCCGGCTCTCAGATATATAATCTTGAAGAAGCTACGTAGGAGAGGTTTTCTCTATCGTTCATATTTGCTATCTAATCCATTCTCTTGGCAGGATTCATTCGGGTTTCGGATAACAAATGTCAATCCCGCCTGAATGAACTAAAGGAGATGTTGGCATGAAGATTACCTTCCTTCCTCGCTCTCGATTAGGCAAGTGGGGCTTCTCTCTGAGTATGGCCTTCATCCTTTTGCTCTTTGCCCAGATACAGTTCTCATTGATTCCTTTGCCAGTCTTCTCTGTTATGACTCTAGGAGTGGCCGGCTTTGTCTTATCTATCATCGCTTTTATAAAGAGAGATAGAGCATTGGGAACACTGCTTTCCATAATTATCGGAGCCGTGATTATCTTCGTATTTGGATCGATACTGGTCATGTCTACCGACCTCTTCAAAGGCTTTCCCGTTGCGAAGGACTACCTGGAGAAGGCGGAAGGAAACGATATGTCAGGAGACGGAATGAATCTCGGAGATATTTCGCAGTCAGGAGAGCAGATCTTTTTCGTAGAAAAGAACAGGCTGTACACCATAAACATCGACTGGACGAATCGCAGAGAGGTAACGAATTCTCCGGTCAGTTCTATCTTTCTTTCCGGTGACTGGATTTACTTCACAAACGATCGAGATGTGAGCAACCTGTATAGAATGAGGAAGGACGGAAGCGAGCAAATGAAACTGAGTGAGGACAATGTCGCCCATTTCTACGTTCTAGGTGATCACATTGCCTACAGCACGAAGAAAACGCTGGCCGAGTTCAACGAAATAAAGAAGGAAGCGCTAAATACAGAAGACGCAACAGTGGAAAGCGATGTGGGGACACTATACATGATGAAAACGGACGGCTCGGAAAAAATCGCGCTCTGCAAAGTCTCCCTGGAGCCGGGCAGGGTAATGATATCCGAAGAGTGGATATACTTCGAAGACTATCAGAAGCTGTGCAAAATAAGGATCGATGGATCAGACTACACTTTGATCTCTGAAAGGGGAAGGTTGGGTTTCGTTGAGGATGGTTGGGTTTACTTCGTATCGGTTCTCGATCCAGAAACTCGAGCTTATGATGATCTTGAGATCTGCCGTATGAAGAAAGACGGATCCGAAACTACGGTTCTCTCCTCTGTGAACAAAGTTAGCAGCTCTTGTTTCGATAACGGTTGGTTCTATTACGTTCTCCATTCAGAAAAGGGTCTGTACCGAATGAGGCCAGATGGATCGGAAAGAGAGAAACTCAATGAAATAAACATCTGGCAATTCGACGGTGTAGCCGGAAACTGGATGTACATTACTGACTATGCCGGCCCCAGGTATCGCGTCAAGCTAGATGGCTCGGTAGGCACCAGAATAAACTGAACCCTTTCTTTTGACCGGGTTACACATTCCGCTTATCATCTTCAACAACCTTTTTTTACGAAGACCCGCAGATTCGAAATCCTTGTTCTTTTGCTGTATGAGTTTCCGGCCACGCTGATTTGGAGTGTCTCCCTGTATAATTGGCTCAAAGCTTGCACTCGCTTAATACCCTTTGACTTGCCGTATCTTGAATCGATCTTGAAATCGGTGAATTGGATGTAGTTCCTATAAAAAAGCAATTCCCGTCTCAAATTTGATCATCGCAGCTTCAGCTAAGTGTCACATTAGGCTAATTTGCTTTGGTTAGAAAGATAATTGAAGTTTTTATGATTGCCAAACCACACCGAACATTGGTCAGAGTTCCCAGGAAAGAGGAGGAATATTCGTGGTTTCAAAGAGACTGGTAATTACGTGCTTCCTACTGCTTGTGATGATCTCGAGCTTATTTTCCGTTCAGCCGGAGCTGACTCTTGATCCGGCTGAGGCAAAGTCCATAGCGAGAGAGGCCTATATTTTCGCCTACCCTATGCTTGAGAACTACAGAACAATGTACCTGCAATTATTGAGCTGGGGAAAGCCGAACGAATTCACACATTTCAAACAGCTGTACGGGCCCAAGAACACGATGATTGTCCGTCCTAACAACGACACCGTTTACTCAATGGTATGGATGGATCTTACGGTCGAACCAATTGTGATATCCATTCCAGAGATTCAAAACCGATACTTCGCATTCCAGCTAGTTGACATGTACACTCACAATCTAGATTATATTGGAGCGAGAACTACCGGCCCTGGCCCGACGACATTCATGGTTGCCGGTCCCAAATGGGAAGGGGAAATCCCCTCAGGGATAGATAAGGTGGTCTTCAGCGAAGGCAATTTCGTCTACTGTGTAGTGAGAACGGGCGTGAACAGTGAACTTGAAGGAGACCTTCAGAAGGTTCTCGAGATACAACAGCAGTACAAATCGCAAACTCTCAACGATTATTGCGGAAATCCCGTCATGGAAGAGAGTCACACCTTGGATCTTCCTCCTTTCGATCAAGCCGTTGCAGACTCGATCGGGTTTATCGGATACTTCAACTTTCTTCTCGGGCAGCTCGAGATACACCCTTCGGAGAAAGATCTCATTCAGGGTTTTTCGAAGATTGGAATCGGACCTGACTATCCGTTCGACCCCACAGGTTTTTCAGAACCGATCAGAGAAGCTATAGAGGCGGCGATTGTTGAAGCCCGGGATGAAATCTATGCAATGGAGACAAAGATAGGAACCATCCAGGACGGCTGGTCTCTGCCAGAGAGAATCTTCGGGAATAGAGAAAGGATGCAGGGACTATATCTGATGAGGGCGGCGGCGGCCCATCTGGGATTATATGGAAACGATCTCGAAGAGACTTTTTATCCTAACTGCCTGTTCGACGGTGATGGCGAAACGCTTGATGCTTCAGAATACAATTACGTGATTAACTTCAGTAAGGATCAGCTGCCTCCGGTTGATCCAAGAGGATTCTGGTCGCTAACAATGTACAACGAAGGCCAGCAATTTGTCGAGAATCCCCTAAATAGATACTCTATCGGCGATCGATCCAAACTGAAATATGGCGAGGACGGTTCTCTCGTTCTATATCTGCAACATGAATCTCCGGGAGCGTCGAAGGAGTCGAACTGGCTTCCGACACCTGACGGGGAGTTCAAGCTCACCATGAGAATCTACATACCGCTGCCCGAAGGTCTGGATCCTCTTTACTGTCCGCCGCCAGTTCAAAAAGCCGGTGCTGTCGGTGAGTAGTAAGCTGTTTACAAGACAACCCATGAACTCTACGGCGATTGGCAGGGACTGATTCTTAACCAAAACTGGAATACTTTGGCTCAACTTTGACAGCAAGGGATCTGCAAACAGCCGAGCAAGCGGGAAGACGAGAAGAAAAGGAGACGTGCCACCACAGGGATCTATGAGTGGATTGCGAAGCATTTTCTTGAGTGCTTTTAAGAGGTTCTATAAATGGGCGTCTTTCATAATGATGGACGCCGTTTTTGTTCTTGAAAGACTCTCCTTTCAACGATGCTAATCAGGGAGACCCTCCTTCCTATGAAACGCTAATTCCATTCAAATCAGATACGGAAATGCGGGGTAAGAAGTGTGTTTTAATTTCTTCCTATCTTGCATGTCTTTCACTTCGCACTATCTTCAAAGAGACGAAAGGCCTTCAAGCCGGTAGATTATCGAAGTGGGTAAAACGTATGAAAGACTATAATAGTTATGAATTGAAGATGAGGAGACTACACATGAATACTGTTGTCTGTATTGGAGATAGTATCACCTATGGCCGCGTGGGTGCAAGTTACTTCGAGATGCTGAAAAGTGAATTCGGGGGAAAGTTCAAGTTTATAAACAGTGGAATAAACGGAAATCTTTCTTACGACGTTCTCAAGAGAGTAGACGGAGTAACCAGTTTGAAGCCAGATATTGCTGTTCTCCTGGTAGGAACAAACGACGTGTGGGCGACCTACTCAGAAAAGACCATGAAAGCCTATATCAGAAAGAACAGACTACCCGAGAGACCTTCAAAAGAGAGCTACGCCAGAAACCTCGTAGAAATCCTGAAAAGGCTAAAGACCGCTCCCATTGCTCATATAGGAGTAATGTCGCTGCCTTTGATCACAGAAGAACCCGAACATATTCTCTTCAAGAGAAGCGTGGAATACTCTGAACTGATTAAGAGGATAACCTCACAGATGGACTTGTGCTATATAGATCTCAATGAACGTCAACGCGATTATCTGACAAAGGATAAGAAAAATCCTTCTTCAGGGCGGGAAGTCTCCTGGGAATTCACATTACGGATGATCTTCAAGCACATCCTATTGAGAAAGAGCTGGGACGAACTATCGCAGGAAAATGGATTTCTGTTGACGGTTGATCATGTTCATCAAAACAGCACGGGGGCGGCCTTGATCAAGGATTGCGCCTCTGAGTTCCTGAAAAAGCTTTCGCTTCCAGATGGCTGATTTCTTCAACGCACATACTTAGAATAGTGATCATTAGCTGTTCAATTATCCAATTCGATCGGGTTACTGTTTAGGGGAGCTCTTCCTTCTTCATAAATATGTTAGAACGAATCGTCTATAACGAACCGAAAGAGAGCACTGATAACGGAACAATATCTACTGTTTGATTCATCAAAAACCAGTAGATCCTGTGCAGAAGTACTAAAAGTGACCATTAAAGGAGCCTCAAACAGTAGCCCTGAACATGACCTCAAACAGAACCATTTTGGGGCAGGTTTTCAGGGCAGGCTATGCGGAATGATGAAGTAAGGAGTTGGTAAAGTCGCTGGAGACAAAGATCTTCTCTTTTTTCAGGTTATTCCCCTTCTCCAAGTCATTCTGAGATGATTCTGCTCAGAATCTCAACGCGAAAAAGTGAACAGCGGCAAGTACCAAGATCCAAGTTGTAAGTCATAAGTGCAAAAACTAAGAAGGCAGTTCTCGGCATAAGCAAGCCAAAAAAGGTTCTTCATTCATAATTGCATTTCTTATAGTGCAACTCAGATCAAGAATTCGACTCTCATTTCAGATATATTTGTTTCAGGAGGGGATCGCTATGTACGAATGGTACGAAAACGTTCAGCAGATCATCGAGCTTATCGAGCGAAATCTAGAAGATGGGCCGACTCTCTCGGAAGTGAGCGAAAACCTTTTCTATTCACCCTTCTACTGCACAAAGAAGTTTCACGCTCTAACAGGCATGAGGCTGAGAGACTACGTCCGACTTAGAAGGATCTGCAAGGCCGCACTAGAACTCCGAGACACAAAGAAGTCGATCGCAGAGATAGCAATCGACAACGGGTTTTCCTCACAGGCGGCTTTCAGCAGATCGTTCAAGAAAGCGTATTCGATTTCACCCAAAGAGTTCAGAACGTCTCCAAAGCCCCTTCCCCTTCTGCTTAAAAGGATCGTCTACGATCCCCACGTTTTGGGCATCAAAAGGAGGTGCGACTTGAGCGAAAAGGAACTGGAAAGGATCAAAGTGAAGATCGAAAGACTTCCAGCACACAAGTTTATCGGAATCAGGAACATCAACGCTAAGGGATACTTCCACTTCTGGGAACTTCAGGAAAGCATTCCCGGTCAAGACTGCCACACTGTTACGGGTCTGCTCGAAAGCATCCAGAGCCTTCACGGTCAGATCGGTGGATGGTACTTCGAAGGAGATAAGCGGGGCTATCTATACGGAATCGAAGTGCCGCTCGATTACAGTGGAGAGGTACCCGAAGGTATGGAGTGTACTATCGTTCCGGAAAGCGAGTATGTGGTCTTCTACTACCCGCCGTACGATTACGATGAAAACAACACAGCGGTAATGTCAACTGTCAATGAGCTTGCATGGAACTGGAATCCCGAAGATTCCGGCTACGAATGGAACACTGAAAATTCGATCTATCAGAGAAGCGACCCCGAGAATTATGGATATGCTATCTGCCGTCCCGTTAAACCTCTGAAAAAATAGCAGAAAAAGCCCCAGGCGCCGGGGCTTACTGTTGGACTTCCTTTAGGTCGATAATCATTGAACTTTCAAGTACTTTTGCTTTTGAGTACTATCTCTGCTGTAATCAAAGCAGCAAGATCATATCTGCAACGTCTGTTGATAGAGAGCCCTTGTTAATTAGGCATAGAAAGAAGAAAGAGCGAGTGTTCTTTCCGGGTATCTTGATTGCGATAACTTAAGCGAATACCTCATAATCGACACTAGAGTTTTCCTCAGTAAAGATTTCCGTCATATCTCCCTCCAGGCAAAAATAAACGACTCTCTTTCCTCTTGAGAGGACTTTGTTTCAGATGAAGCAAGATGGTATTCTTCTTATGAGTAATCGATTACGTAATCGATTACTTAGAGAAGGAGAAGTGAAGATGGCCGTTAGAATTAAAGATGTAGCGCGGAGGGCAGGAGTTTCAACTGCCACTGTTTCAAGAGTCCTGAATAACGTTTCCACAGTCAGTGAAGAGAATAGAGAAAACGTTCTCAAAGCGGTCAAGGAGATGGGCTACAGTCCTAACGTTCTGGCCAGGGGCTTCAGAATGAAGAAGACTTTCACCGTGGGGATGGTCCTTCCAGATCTATCCAATCCACACTTCCCGTTGATGATGAAAGGTGCGGAGGAAGAACTCCGAAGAAAGAGCTACAACCTGATAATTGCCAATTCAGATGGCAAGCTGGAATTCGAGAGGGAGGCAATAAGTACGCTCCTTTCAAAGCATGTCGATGGAATTCTCTTCATTGGATCCGGCTACAATAAATCGGTTGAAACCCTAATAGAGGAATCCGGGTGCCCGATCGTGTTATTGGGAAGACGCTGGTCCAAGACTCTTCCATCAGTTTCCATAGACAACTTCAGCGCCATGAAGCACGTTTTTGATCACCTTTACAGCGAAGGGCACAGGAGTTTTCTTTATCTTGGCGGTCCTGAAGATGTTTCGAGTTCAATAGATAGAGAAGAGGCTGCCAGGGCTGTTGCGCAAGAATATTCCGGCGTAGTGGTGAAGATAACGAGAGGGCAGTTCACATATGAATCCGGTTATGAAAGGGCGTTCTCTGAGCTGTCGGACCACGGAAGCGGTTATGACGCGGTTGTCTGTGCGAACGATCTGATAGCCTTCGGAGCTCTTGTTTCGTGTAAGGCTCTTTCGATAGGAGTTCCCGAAGAGGTATCGGTCACCGGATTCGACAACATCTTCCTTTCGGCCCAGTTCACTCCGGCTCTGACAACTCTGGATCAGAACACATACGAAATAGGAAGAAGGGCCGCGAACCTACTGCTCCAGTATATAAGCGGCGAGAGGAAGAACAAGATCTCTTTTCAACTAGGAACCAGGCTGATTATCAGAGAATCTTCAAGGGCACGAAGGAAGTGATTTAGTGAGAGCGACTAGGCTCGTCGTTATAGGGGATCTGCATGCAGGACCCGATAGGTCGTCACTCAGAGGTACCCTCGTTAACGATCTCCTGAACGAATGGATCGACTTCGTCAACAAAAGCATTGAACCGGACGCGATTGTCGAACTCGGAGACAGAATTAATCCCGTCGATAGGGAAAGCGATATCAGGACACTTGGAGAGATGTCTGGAATACTTTCTAGATCAAGATGTCCGGTGTACTACATTACCGGGAACCACGATCTGGACAATCTTACTCAAGAGGAACACGAAAAAGCTATAGGCAGCAAGCTTGGTAACCGATCCGTCGTACTAAAGGGATTACGTTTACTGCTTCTCAATACTCAGGACCCGGTTATCCATGGTATTGGAGGCATGGTCTCGGATGAAGCTCTCGACTGGCTGGAATGGGAAATTGGAGCTTCTCCAGAGAAGAAAGTCGTTTTCACTCATCAGGCATTAGATGAACAGCCGCTCAAGAGGAATGTCCATTTTGAGAGCATCGAGAATCTTGCCTACGTTGTGAACAAGCAAGAACTTCTGCGGATATTTGAAAAGGCCGGAAACGTAATTGCTGCAATAAATGGCCACGTTCACTGGCCAAGCATTGCCTCTGAAAACGGAATTCTCTACGTCTCGGTGCCCTCGTTCACAGACACATGGAATCAACTGGGGAGCATTCCGGGTTCGTTTACTTTGATCGACTTCAGCGGAGAAGAGATAATCGTCGAAAACCATATGTTTAAACCGTCTATCCTTATGGGTCGCTTCAGAACAAACCGCAAAAAGGAGGGGTAAGAGATGAAACTTGGTTTCAAGACTTTCTTAGTGATTTTGGTTTCACTTGTACTTATTACCGGAACGGTGTTCTCGGTAACAAACCTTAGATTTTTCTTTCCCGTTCAGGTAGCCGGAGCGCTTGCCGTTCTAATGGATGGAGTCGTTGCAGACTTCAACAGCGAGCATCCAGATATCTTCGTCGAACCGATTTACAGTGGAAATTACGACCAGACAATGCAGAAGGCTGTAACAGCCGCTCAGGGAAAGAATCCGCCAGATGTTGCTCTTCTTCTCGCCATAGATATCTTCTCGCTTCTGGACATGAATCTTATAGAAGATATGGATCAGTTCCTGGTGGGAGAAGATGCGAACTTCACAGAACCTTTCTATGCCGGTTTCCTCGAGAATTCGATGATTGACGGCGTGACATGGAGCATACCATTCCAGAGAAGCACACCGATCTTCTACTACAACAAGGATCACTTCAGAGAAGTGGGACTGGATCCCGAAAATCCCCCAAAGACTTGGGAGGAATTGCTTGAGGCAGCGAAAAAGCTGACAATAAAGGATTCGCGTGGCAACGTTACTCGCTGGGGCTTCGAAGACATTACAGACGATACATGGACAATTCAGGCATGGATTCTTCAGGCCGGTGGGAAGTACGCGAATGAAACGGGAACTGAGTCGTACTTCGACACACCTGAAGTGGTAAAGGCAGTTGAGCAATGGACCTACATGACTAATGTCGAGAGAGTAATGCCGAGGCACCGAAGCTATGGAGCCGCATCCCAGGACTTCGTTGCCGGTGCAGCATCTATGATGTTTAATTCTACCGGAAGTCTCAGCTTCGTAAAGAGCTCGGCCACATTTGATTTTGGAGTGGCCCCGCTTCCTGGAGAAGCCAAGACAGCAGTTCCAACGGGAGGTGGAAACCTCTACATCTTCAAAGGAATTCCCGAAGAGAACAAGGAA
This is a stretch of genomic DNA from Mesotoga sp. BH458_6_3_2_1. It encodes these proteins:
- a CDS encoding helix-turn-helix domain-containing protein, which produces MYEWYENVQQIIELIERNLEDGPTLSEVSENLFYSPFYCTKKFHALTGMRLRDYVRLRRICKAALELRDTKKSIAEIAIDNGFSSQAAFSRSFKKAYSISPKEFRTSPKPLPLLLKRIVYDPHVLGIKRRCDLSEKELERIKVKIERLPAHKFIGIRNINAKGYFHFWELQESIPGQDCHTVTGLLESIQSLHGQIGGWYFEGDKRGYLYGIEVPLDYSGEVPEGMECTIVPESEYVVFYYPPYDYDENNTAVMSTVNELAWNWNPEDSGYEWNTENSIYQRSDPENYGYAICRPVKPLKK
- a CDS encoding LacI family DNA-binding transcriptional regulator gives rise to the protein MKQDGILLMSNRLRNRLLREGEVKMAVRIKDVARRAGVSTATVSRVLNNVSTVSEENRENVLKAVKEMGYSPNVLARGFRMKKTFTVGMVLPDLSNPHFPLMMKGAEEELRRKSYNLIIANSDGKLEFEREAISTLLSKHVDGILFIGSGYNKSVETLIEESGCPIVLLGRRWSKTLPSVSIDNFSAMKHVFDHLYSEGHRSFLYLGGPEDVSSSIDREEAARAVAQEYSGVVVKITRGQFTYESGYERAFSELSDHGSGYDAVVCANDLIAFGALVSCKALSIGVPEEVSVTGFDNIFLSAQFTPALTTLDQNTYEIGRRAANLLLQYISGERKNKISFQLGTRLIIRESSRARRK
- a CDS encoding metallophosphoesterase, with amino-acid sequence MRATRLVVIGDLHAGPDRSSLRGTLVNDLLNEWIDFVNKSIEPDAIVELGDRINPVDRESDIRTLGEMSGILSRSRCPVYYITGNHDLDNLTQEEHEKAIGSKLGNRSVVLKGLRLLLLNTQDPVIHGIGGMVSDEALDWLEWEIGASPEKKVVFTHQALDEQPLKRNVHFESIENLAYVVNKQELLRIFEKAGNVIAAINGHVHWPSIASENGILYVSVPSFTDTWNQLGSIPGSFTLIDFSGEEIIVENHMFKPSILMGRFRTNRKKEG
- a CDS encoding ABC transporter substrate-binding protein, which codes for MKLGFKTFLVILVSLVLITGTVFSVTNLRFFFPVQVAGALAVLMDGVVADFNSEHPDIFVEPIYSGNYDQTMQKAVTAAQGKNPPDVALLLAIDIFSLLDMNLIEDMDQFLVGEDANFTEPFYAGFLENSMIDGVTWSIPFQRSTPIFYYNKDHFREVGLDPENPPKTWEELLEAAKKLTIKDSRGNVTRWGFEDITDDTWTIQAWILQAGGKYANETGTESYFDTPEVVKAVEQWTYMTNVERVMPRHRSYGAASQDFVAGAASMMFNSTGSLSFVKSSATFDFGVAPLPGEAKTAVPTGGGNLYIFKGIPEENKEAAWTFVKWLSKPENSARWSIGTGYIPVRKDAFETEALKEFAEGFPYILVARDQLDVARREMAFHSNSQIREVFLTTLQNILDERVPISAGLKQLQEEVEMILAPFKQ